In a genomic window of Melitaea cinxia chromosome 2, ilMelCinx1.1, whole genome shotgun sequence:
- the LOC123665397 gene encoding peptidyl-prolyl cis-trans isomerase-like 3 — translation MSVTLHTDVGDIKIELFCEQCPKTCENFLALCASDYYNGCLFHRNIKGFIVQTGDPTGTGKGGTSIWGKKFDDEFREELKHNARGMVSMANNGPNTNGSQFFFTYAEQPHLDLKYTLFGRVIDGFESLDDLEKMVVNPKTFRPLTEARITSVTIHANPLAG, via the exons atgtctgTAACTTTACATACAGATGTTGGTGACATAAAAATTGAGCTGTTTTGCGAACAGTGTCCGAAGACTTGTGAAAATTTTTTAGCCCTTTGCGCGAGTGATTATTACAATGGTTGTTTATTTCATAGAAATATAAag GGTTTTATAGTACAAACAGGTGATCCAACTGGAACAGGAAAAGGTGGCACATCTATTTGGGGCAAAAAATTTGATGATGAATTTAGGGAGGAACTTAAG CATAATGCAAGAGGAATGGTGAGCATGGCAAATAATGGTCCAAACACAAATGGTAGTCAATTTTTCTTCACCTATGCAGAGCAACCGCATTTAGATctcaaatatacattatttggaag gGTCATAGATGGCTTTGAATCACTTGATGATTTAGAAAAGATGGTAGTCAATCCTAAAACATTCAGACCCCTAACCGAGGCAAGAATTACTTCTGTAACAATTCATGCTAATCCATTAGCAGGTTAA